A region from the Geobacillus vulcani PSS1 genome encodes:
- the fabD gene encoding ACP S-malonyltransferase encodes MGKIAFLFPGQGSQTVGMAKDAFVHDERARAVIAKADERIGFALSKLMFDGPQEELTLTYNAQPALLTASIALLQLVDGAGLKADYVAGHSLGEYTALVAAGAMSFADAVYAVRRRGELMDEAVPAGEGTMAAVLGMDAAALEAVTSEVAAQGDPVEPANFNCPGQIVISGSKAGVEKAAQLAKERGAKRVIPLEVSGPFHSSLMKPAAEKLKTVLDSLVIRDAAIPVVANVTAEPVTKKEEIARLLIEQLYSPVRWEQSVRTLLSLGVDTFIEIGSGKVLSGLVKKIDRNARVYAVNDLASFEATVAALKGE; translated from the coding sequence ATGGGGAAAATCGCCTTTTTATTTCCAGGCCAAGGATCGCAGACGGTCGGCATGGCGAAAGACGCCTTCGTGCATGACGAACGCGCTCGCGCCGTCATCGCGAAAGCTGACGAGCGGATTGGATTCGCGCTTTCCAAACTTATGTTTGACGGGCCACAAGAAGAGCTGACGTTGACATACAACGCCCAGCCGGCGCTCTTGACCGCGAGCATCGCCTTGCTCCAACTTGTCGACGGCGCTGGACTGAAGGCGGACTATGTCGCCGGCCATAGTTTGGGCGAATATACGGCGCTTGTCGCCGCCGGCGCCATGTCGTTTGCCGATGCCGTTTACGCGGTGCGCCGCCGCGGCGAGCTAATGGATGAAGCGGTGCCGGCCGGTGAGGGAACGATGGCGGCGGTGCTTGGGATGGACGCCGCGGCGCTTGAAGCGGTGACGAGCGAAGTGGCCGCTCAAGGCGATCCGGTCGAGCCGGCCAACTTCAACTGTCCGGGCCAAATTGTCATCTCCGGTTCGAAAGCCGGAGTGGAAAAAGCGGCGCAGCTGGCGAAAGAACGCGGCGCCAAACGTGTCATTCCGCTTGAGGTGAGCGGTCCGTTCCACTCGTCGCTCATGAAGCCGGCGGCGGAAAAACTGAAAACGGTCCTTGACAGCTTGGTGATCCGTGACGCTGCCATTCCGGTCGTCGCCAACGTGACTGCCGAGCCGGTGACGAAAAAAGAGGAGATCGCCCGTTTGCTCATCGAGCAGCTGTACTCGCCGGTGCGTTGGGAGCAGTCGGTGCGCACGCTTCTTTCGCTTGGCGTCGACACCTTTATCGAAATCGGCTCTGGGAAAGTGTTGTCCGGCCTTGTGAAAAAAATTGACCGCAACGCCCGCGTTTATGCGGTGAACGACCTCGCTTCCTTCGAGGCCACCGTTGCGGCGTTGAAAGGGGAATAA
- the plsX gene encoding phosphate acyltransferase PlsX: MNIAVDAMGGDRAPGEIVLGAAKAAAYFPDIEITLIGDEAKIRPHLTSEERISIIHTEEVIEADDEPVRAVRRKKNSSMVRMAEEVKEGRAEACISAGNTGALMAAGLFVVGRAAGIDRPALAPTLPTLDGRGFVFLDVGANVDAKPEHLLQYALMGHVYAKNVRGVENPRIGLLNVGTEDQKGNETAKRAFALLKETNLHFIGNVEARDLLQGVADVVVADGFAGNVALKTIEGTAMALFSLLKQTLTSGAVAKLAAAVLKPKLAGLKKMMDYSEYGGAALFGLNAPVIKAHGSSDANAIFHAIRQAREMVVHDVIGTIKAELERAQSVKEE, encoded by the coding sequence ATGAATATCGCGGTTGATGCGATGGGGGGAGATCGTGCCCCGGGCGAAATTGTGCTTGGTGCGGCAAAAGCCGCTGCCTATTTCCCTGATATCGAGATTACGCTGATTGGCGATGAAGCGAAAATTCGTCCGCATTTGACGAGTGAAGAGCGCATTTCGATCATCCACACCGAGGAAGTGATCGAAGCAGATGATGAGCCGGTGCGGGCGGTGCGGCGCAAAAAAAACTCGTCGATGGTGCGCATGGCGGAAGAAGTGAAAGAAGGGCGCGCAGAGGCGTGCATTTCCGCCGGCAATACCGGGGCGCTGATGGCGGCTGGGCTGTTTGTCGTCGGGCGGGCAGCCGGCATCGACCGCCCCGCGCTCGCCCCGACGCTGCCGACATTGGATGGACGCGGCTTTGTCTTTCTGGATGTCGGCGCCAACGTCGATGCCAAGCCGGAACATTTGCTGCAGTACGCCTTGATGGGGCATGTGTACGCAAAGAACGTGCGCGGCGTCGAAAACCCGCGCATCGGCTTGTTGAACGTCGGAACGGAAGACCAAAAAGGAAATGAAACCGCCAAGCGGGCATTTGCCTTGCTCAAGGAAACGAACCTTCATTTCATCGGCAATGTCGAAGCGCGCGACCTGCTGCAAGGAGTGGCTGATGTTGTCGTCGCCGACGGATTTGCCGGCAATGTCGCGTTGAAAACGATTGAAGGGACGGCGATGGCGCTCTTTTCCTTGCTCAAGCAGACGCTGACAAGCGGCGCTGTTGCGAAATTGGCCGCTGCTGTCCTCAAGCCGAAGCTCGCCGGGCTGAAAAAGATGATGGATTACTCGGAGTACGGCGGCGCGGCGCTGTTTGGCTTAAATGCTCCGGTCATTAAAGCGCACGGGTCGTCCGATGCGAACGCCATCTTCCACGCCATCCGCCAGGCGCGAGAGATGGTGGTTCATGATGTCATCGGCACGATCAAAGCAGAGCTCGAACGGGCACAATCGGTAAAGGAGGAATAA
- the fapR gene encoding transcription factor FapR: MRKSKRERQRLLQETIRENPFITDEELAEKFSVSVQTIRLDRLELSIPELRERIKNVARQSFADKVRALPLEEVIGDIIDIEPDASAISIFDVKEEHVFRRTRIARGHHLFAQANSLAVAVIHDELALTAKATIRFVRQVKEGERVVAKAKVTGKTAHGRTIVEVNSYVGQELVFSGTFEMYRSNIEKKDGDSHEYRG; this comes from the coding sequence ATGAGAAAAAGCAAACGCGAGCGGCAACGGTTGCTGCAGGAGACGATTCGGGAAAACCCGTTTATCACCGATGAAGAGCTCGCCGAAAAGTTTTCGGTCAGCGTGCAGACGATCCGCCTTGATCGGCTTGAGCTGTCGATTCCCGAACTGCGCGAGCGCATCAAGAATGTCGCCCGCCAGTCGTTTGCCGATAAAGTGCGGGCGCTGCCGCTTGAAGAAGTGATCGGTGACATTATTGACATCGAGCCGGATGCAAGCGCCATTTCGATCTTCGATGTGAAAGAGGAGCACGTCTTTCGGCGCACCCGCATCGCCCGCGGCCACCATTTGTTCGCTCAGGCCAACTCGCTCGCCGTGGCCGTCATTCATGATGAACTGGCGCTGACAGCGAAAGCGACGATCCGTTTTGTGCGTCAAGTGAAAGAAGGGGAGCGGGTCGTGGCGAAAGCCAAAGTGACTGGCAAAACGGCGCACGGGCGCACGATTGTTGAGGTGAACAGCTACGTCGGCCAGGAGCTCGTCTTTTCAGGGACGTTTGAAATGTACCGTTCAAACATAGAGAAAAAGGATGGGGACAGCCATGAATATCGCGGTTGA
- the recG gene encoding ATP-dependent DNA helicase RecG produces MNEAMQQPVTAVKGIGEETAALLADIGIATVGELLAYAPYRYDDYEQKDLAAVRHDEKVTVEGRVYSAPLLTYYGKKKSRLSFRMLADRYLITVVCFNRPYLKEKIVLNETVTVIGKWDRHRQTINAYELRFGPAPETTGIEPVYSVRSPLTVKTMRRLMRAAFEQFGAHIPDPLPPALRRAYRLVDKQEALRALHFPRSREELHQARRRLVYEEFLLYQLKMQALRRLMRDERRGVVHSFSEERLSSFLSKLPFSLTNAQRRVIDEILADMRSPRQMNRLLQGDVGSGKTVVAAVALYAAALSGFQGALMVPTEILAEQHARSLAELFADSDVTMALLTSSVKGKRRKELLAELEEGTIDIVVGTHALIQEGVQFRRLGLVITDEQHRFGVEQRRILREKGHAPDVLMMTATPIPRTLAMTAFGDMDVSVLDEMPAGRKKVETYWVKHHQFARVLDFIEKELRRGHQAYVICPLIEESEKLDVQNAIDVHSQLVHYYRGKYEIGLMHGRLSADEKERVMRAFSENRIHVLVSTTVVEVGVNVPNATVMVIYDAERFGLAQLHQLRGRVGRGDAQSYCILVADPKSEVGKERMRIMTETADGFVLAEKDLELRGPGDFFGTKQSGLPEFRYGDLAHDYRILEVARRDAAKLVSSAAFWRDEAYAGLRAELEASGVLDGEKLD; encoded by the coding sequence GTGAACGAAGCGATGCAGCAGCCAGTGACGGCGGTTAAAGGCATCGGCGAAGAGACGGCGGCCTTGCTTGCCGACATCGGCATTGCGACGGTCGGCGAGTTGCTTGCGTATGCTCCGTACCGTTATGATGATTACGAACAAAAAGATTTGGCCGCCGTCCGCCACGACGAAAAAGTGACAGTGGAGGGGAGGGTATACAGCGCCCCGCTGCTGACGTATTACGGCAAGAAAAAATCGCGCCTTTCCTTCCGCATGCTGGCCGATCGCTATTTGATCACCGTCGTCTGCTTCAATCGCCCATATTTGAAGGAAAAAATTGTCTTGAACGAAACGGTGACCGTGATCGGCAAATGGGACCGGCACCGACAAACGATCAACGCATACGAGCTTCGGTTCGGCCCGGCTCCGGAGACCACCGGAATCGAGCCGGTTTACTCCGTGCGCAGCCCGCTGACGGTGAAAACGATGCGCCGGCTCATGAGGGCGGCGTTTGAACAGTTTGGCGCGCACATTCCCGACCCGTTGCCGCCCGCTTTGCGCCGCGCCTATCGCCTTGTCGACAAACAAGAAGCGCTTCGCGCCCTTCATTTTCCGCGCTCCCGTGAAGAGCTGCATCAGGCGCGACGCCGGCTCGTCTATGAGGAGTTTTTGTTGTACCAGCTGAAAATGCAAGCGCTCCGGCGGTTGATGCGCGATGAGCGGCGCGGCGTGGTCCACTCGTTTTCGGAAGAGCGGCTTTCGTCCTTTCTTTCCAAGTTGCCGTTTTCGTTGACGAACGCCCAGCGCCGCGTCATCGATGAAATTTTGGCCGATATGCGCTCGCCGCGGCAGATGAATCGGCTTTTGCAAGGCGATGTCGGCTCCGGCAAGACGGTCGTCGCCGCTGTCGCCCTTTACGCCGCCGCCTTGTCCGGGTTCCAAGGGGCGTTGATGGTGCCGACGGAAATTTTGGCTGAACAGCACGCCCGTTCGCTCGCCGAGCTGTTTGCTGATAGCGATGTGACCATGGCGCTTTTGACAAGCTCAGTGAAAGGAAAACGGCGGAAAGAGTTGCTTGCCGAACTGGAAGAAGGAACGATCGATATCGTTGTAGGCACGCACGCCTTGATTCAAGAAGGAGTGCAGTTTCGCCGACTTGGTCTTGTCATTACGGACGAGCAGCACCGGTTTGGCGTCGAACAGCGCCGCATCCTGCGTGAGAAAGGGCATGCGCCAGATGTATTGATGATGACGGCCACGCCGATTCCGCGCACACTCGCGATGACAGCGTTCGGCGACATGGACGTATCGGTGCTCGATGAAATGCCGGCGGGACGAAAAAAAGTCGAAACGTATTGGGTGAAGCACCATCAGTTCGCCCGCGTGCTCGATTTTATCGAAAAGGAATTGCGCCGTGGTCATCAGGCGTATGTCATCTGTCCGCTCATTGAGGAGTCGGAGAAATTGGATGTGCAAAACGCGATCGATGTCCATAGTCAACTTGTCCATTATTATCGCGGGAAATATGAGATCGGCTTGATGCACGGCCGGCTGTCGGCCGATGAAAAAGAACGCGTCATGCGGGCGTTCAGCGAAAACCGCATCCATGTGCTCGTCTCGACAACGGTTGTGGAAGTCGGGGTGAACGTGCCGAATGCGACGGTGATGGTTATTTATGACGCCGAACGGTTTGGCCTTGCCCAACTTCATCAGCTGCGCGGACGGGTCGGTCGCGGCGACGCACAGTCGTACTGCATTTTGGTCGCCGACCCGAAATCGGAAGTCGGCAAAGAACGAATGCGCATCATGACGGAAACGGCCGATGGATTTGTGCTGGCCGAAAAAGATTTGGAGCTGCGCGGTCCGGGCGATTTTTTCGGCACGAAACAAAGCGGGCTCCCGGAATTCCGCTACGGTGATCTGGCGCATGATTACCGCATTTTGGAAGTCGCCCGCCGCGACGCCGCCAAGCTCGTTTCCTCGGCCGCGTTTTGGCGTGATGAGGCGTATGCCGGACTGCGCGCCGAGCTGGAAGCGTCCGGCGTACTCGACGGGGAAAAGCTAGATTAA
- the sdaAA gene encoding L-serine ammonia-lyase, iron-sulfur-dependent, subunit alpha, producing MFRNVAELVALAEKDSIKIAEVMIRQEVEVSGRSREEVIAQMDHHLSVMERAVERGLEGVVSRSGLTGGDAVRMQRYIEGGRFLSGETILDAVSKAMATNEVNAAMGVICATPTAGAAGVVPGTLFAVKEKLRPTRMEMIEFLFTAGAFGYIVANNASISGAAGGCQAEVGSAAGMAAAALVELAGGTPGQAAEAMAIALKNMLGLVCDPVAGLVEVPCVKRNAMGAANAMIAADMALAGIKSRIPCDEVIEAMYRIGAAMPVALKETAQGGLAATPTGRAIAARIFGASAASK from the coding sequence ATGTTTCGCAATGTGGCTGAACTTGTGGCGTTGGCCGAAAAGGACAGCATCAAAATCGCTGAAGTGATGATTCGCCAAGAAGTGGAGGTAAGCGGAAGAAGTCGTGAAGAGGTGATCGCGCAAATGGATCACCATTTATCGGTCATGGAGCGCGCCGTGGAGAGAGGACTCGAAGGAGTTGTGTCCCGCTCCGGGCTGACGGGCGGCGATGCAGTGCGGATGCAGCGCTATATTGAGGGCGGTCGTTTTCTGTCTGGGGAGACGATTTTAGACGCCGTCAGCAAAGCCATGGCGACGAACGAAGTGAACGCGGCGATGGGCGTCATTTGCGCCACACCGACGGCTGGGGCGGCCGGCGTCGTCCCGGGGACGCTGTTTGCCGTGAAAGAGAAACTGCGGCCGACAAGAATGGAAATGATTGAGTTTTTGTTTACAGCCGGAGCGTTTGGCTATATTGTCGCCAACAACGCCTCGATTTCCGGCGCCGCCGGCGGCTGTCAAGCCGAGGTTGGGTCGGCGGCTGGCATGGCGGCCGCGGCATTGGTGGAGCTGGCCGGCGGGACGCCGGGCCAAGCGGCCGAAGCGATGGCCATCGCCTTAAAAAATATGTTGGGATTGGTATGCGACCCAGTCGCTGGCCTGGTCGAAGTGCCGTGCGTCAAGCGGAACGCGATGGGGGCGGCGAACGCCATGATCGCTGCGGATATGGCGCTAGCCGGCATTAAAAGCCGCATCCCGTGCGATGAAGTGATTGAAGCGATGTATCGCATCGGGGCGGCCATGCCGGTAGCGCTCAAAGAAACGGCGCAAGGGGGGTTGGCCGCGACGCCGACCGGCCGCGCCATTGCGGCCCGCATTTTCGGCGCTTCTGCGGCATCGAAGTGA
- the sdaAB gene encoding L-serine ammonia-lyase, iron-sulfur-dependent subunit beta, with the protein MKYKSVFDIIGPVMVGPSSSHTAGAVRIGLVARKLFGRKPAWARISFYGSFAETYRGHGTDVAIVAGLLGFDTFDERLPNALEIARAEGVDVSFSAEEAIPHHPNTARLRIGDDEGELELVGISIGGGKIEIVELNGFALKLSGHHPALLIMHNDRYGTIGAVASVLAKRKINIGHMEVSRKEKGKEALMAIEVDQPLTDDLIQELEQLPNIIQVAKLAD; encoded by the coding sequence ATGAAATACAAAAGCGTCTTTGATATTATTGGCCCGGTGATGGTCGGGCCGTCAAGCTCACATACGGCCGGGGCGGTGCGCATCGGTTTAGTCGCGCGCAAATTATTTGGCCGAAAGCCGGCGTGGGCGCGCATTTCGTTTTATGGCTCGTTTGCCGAGACGTATCGGGGGCATGGCACCGATGTTGCCATTGTCGCCGGGTTGCTCGGATTTGACACGTTCGATGAACGTCTTCCCAATGCGCTTGAGATCGCCCGAGCGGAAGGTGTAGATGTGTCGTTTTCCGCCGAGGAGGCGATTCCGCATCATCCGAATACGGCGCGCCTGCGGATTGGCGATGATGAAGGCGAGCTTGAGCTTGTCGGCATTTCGATCGGCGGCGGAAAAATTGAAATCGTCGAATTGAATGGATTTGCCTTGAAGCTGTCTGGCCATCATCCGGCGCTGCTCATTATGCATAACGACCGGTACGGGACGATCGGGGCGGTGGCTTCGGTGTTGGCGAAACGAAAGATCAACATCGGCCATATGGAAGTGTCGCGCAAAGAGAAAGGGAAAGAAGCGCTCATGGCGATCGAAGTTGACCAACCGTTGACCGATGATCTGATTCAAGAATTGGAGCAGCTGCCGAACATCATTCAAGTGGCGAAGCTTGCGGATTGA